In Cicer arietinum cultivar CDC Frontier isolate Library 1 chromosome 1, Cicar.CDCFrontier_v2.0, whole genome shotgun sequence, one DNA window encodes the following:
- the LOC101506999 gene encoding NADH dehydrogenase [ubiquinone] flavoprotein 2, mitochondrial produces MLARLAANRFNEIRQIFRQPSRAFSTALNYHLDSPDNNPNLPWEFNDANKQKVKEILSHYPSNYKQSAVIPLLDLAQQQHGGWLPVSAMNAVAKVVEVAPIRVYEVATFYSMFNRSKVGKYHLLVCGTTPCMIRGSREIEEALLKHLGVKRNEVTKDGFFSVGEMECMGCCVNAPMITVADYSNGSEGYTYNYYEDVTPEKVVEIVEKLRKGEKPPHGTQNPRRIMSGPEGGNTTLLGEPKPPPCRDLDSC; encoded by the exons ATGCTGGCACGCCTCGCCGCAAATCGTTTCAACGAGATCCGTCAGATTTTCCGTCAG CCATCGAGGGCTTTCTCAACCGCTCTGAACTAT CACCTTGACTCTCCAGACAACAACCCCAACCttccttgggaattcaacgatGCTAACAAACAAAAG GTTAAGGAGATTTTATCTCACTATCCATCCAACTATAAGCAATCTGCAGTGATCCCTCTGCTGGATCTTGCCCAGCAGCAGCATGGAGGCTGGCTTCCTGTTTCTGCAATGAATGCG GTGGCTAAGGTTGTAGAGGTTGCTCCTATTAGGGTATACGAAGTTGCCACATTTTACTCAATGTTCAATCGATCTAAG GTTGGCAAGTATCATCTATTGGTCTGTGGAACAACACCTTGCATGATACGAGGTTCACGAGAAATTGAAGAAGCTTTATTGAAACACTTGGGAGTGAAACGAAATG AAGTAACAAAAGATGGTTTCTTTTCTGTTGGAGAAATGGAATGCATG GGATGTTGTGTGAATGCTCCAATGATTACAGTGGCTGATTACTCTAATGGATCAGAAGGATATACTTATAATTACTAT GAAGATGTAACCCCGGAGAAAGTAGTTGAGATAGTGGAAAAGCTGAGAAAGGGCGAGAAGCCACCG caCGGTACACAAAATCCACGGCGGATTATGAGTGGACCTGAAGGGGGGAATACAACATTGTTAGGTGAGCCCAAACCTCCTCCATGCCGTGACCTGGATTCGTGCTGA